The Xiphophorus couchianus chromosome 3, X_couchianus-1.0, whole genome shotgun sequence genome segment TACTACTGGAGGCATTGATTCTAAAAGCAGCCGAATAAACTCTgtgatatttacattttttatttctaggtTTTATTGAGTGTTTTAGTGCAGCGGGGACAGTTGGGCCTTTGTTTCTACGAAAGTGGAGACTCGTCTTTACATTATATGGTGGATTCTCCTGATGACTATGAGCTACACTTGTTGTCCAGAGGTAAAGAACAAACCTTTCACTCTTACAAATTAGGTTACAGCTTCATCTTTTAAGCAGCGTTTTACTTTTCGTCTCCTATTAAACTCCAACACATCTCTCTTTTCTGTTGTTAAGTCATTCAGGAGGTCAGGCCCCATGTAATTCTAACCAGTGCAAAGCAGGAACGCTGCTTGACCCAATATTTGCAGCAACTTGGTGAGCTCTGAAAAAACAGCACTAATATCAGATaacaagtgaaaaacaaaaatgtgaagtaTTTTGTTTGAATGAAATGTTGGATGAGTTGTTTCTGTGTCAAGGGAACTTATTGAGATTAGAGATGTTTGACACTGTAGCTTGTAAATGTGATAAGAGGAAAACTGATTGTGAAAGCGGTTGTGTCCTGTTTTTCCAGCTTTCCTAATTAGGAAAGCTGCAGAACTAAGTGAAACTAATTAGTAAATCAGGATTGTTCTAAACTCATGTTTTGGATTTCAGGTTCTGACCCACACTATAAACCCGAGGTGGTTACTTATCCATATGTtgactttggtaaaaaaatatacacaattaCAAACTCCATACTTCCTCTTAAGTTTTCAGGCTAAagatttgtaagaaaaaaacaatattttccaaaaacaaacataaaattgcTCATCATGATTAAATGTTGCAGGTCTGGAGGTCGGTAAGCAGAGGCTTCTTTCCACCCATCTGCCTTTCCTCCCAGCTTGCATTTCAGAGAGGGACAAAATGTCTTATCTTTCCTCCTGTATCACCTTTGACTCACCCTTGATGGTGAGCCAGATCTCTATGTTACCCTGTCCTTATAGCCCAGATATGAATCAGTCGTGTTCTAGCATTTGAAAGGGTCTGTTCTCCTGTTGGAAAGCTGAGGGCAGTGGGAGCTCTGCTGAAATGTCTGGACAGGAGGAGAGTGGGAGTAGAACTGGAAGACAGCACTGTTGGAGTCCCAATCCTGCAGTTTCATGCCTACACACTGtgagacacacaaacatgcagttAGACACACTCACAAGCACCTTAAGGTGTCTGTTTATATTCCAGTATGAGGCCCTCTAAAAGGTTTCTTGGTACTTCAAGTCAGctgtcaaaatgtttctgcGTTTTATCCCAATTTACTTCCATTTtgttctgtaaacaaaacattacgTGCCAGTGTGCTTAACCCATGTGTATCAGTTAATTTTTCCTAATATTTTAGAATTTTGACaaattatggaaataaattaaataaaatatttgtaaatctcATTCATAATTCAATGTAAATTGAAATTACTTCAGAAGATTTTATATTACactctgttttcattcattgtGGTTCTAAACCCTTTTGTGTTGCTTGTCTCTTATTCTGAGAGATATCTGAGTGATTATAGCAATTGATTAAGCCAAAAAAATCTCtgatacttttttattaaagccaTATATTTCCAAGACtagtgatttaaatgtttttaataaaagaaggTCAaaattttagtctgttttttttcctctttatagTAAAGAAGTGGTTTACATCGACCGGGACACTTACAGGCAAGTATTCAAAATATAcctttaaaattaatctaaacTTTAGAAACAATCTTTTATTCAATCCTGGCCTTTAGTGTTCTGTAGTCGCTATGTTTATctgacagaaacacacctgATCGAAGTTAGTGAACAATTAGTTTCTGACATGGTAATGACAAATTATTCATCACTTAAATCAGGTTATTTAAACAGTGACAGATGCAGCATGGACTGGTAAACATGCAGAACTTTACATTCAAAgcagcaatttttaaaatagtcatttaagtgtttcttacttttgtgagatttatttgattGTCTctgctttatctttttttcactacaagttcagttaagtaaagtaaaataaatgcattctaCTTTAATGAGTAAAAAGGTAAATCAGTTCAACTATGCTTAGCTTTGTATATGACGGTGTTTTTTCTGTTCTAGTGTACTTCAGATCTTTAAATCAGATCTGCACCCATCAGTCTACAAACTGCAGTCAGGTGAAAAGGAAGGACTAAGTCTCTATGGTAAGCGCCTCAGATGGTAGAACTTTTCTGATGTCATTTcctcttatttaaaacaatttatatcAATTAATTCTTGTTTGTGTGCACTACAGGAATATTGAACCGATGTAGGAGCAAATTTGGATCCAAATTGCTACGGTGAGAAATTATAAGTTCAgtgatgcaaaataaaacaaattcaggtATCATGATTATCTTCAAAATTATGAacaagtaaatattttgtttggtaTATTTCAGTGTAAAGAAATCctatttttcttgcttttgtcTGACAGTCAGTGGTTTCTTCGACCTACACGAGACCTTGCAGTGCTGTacagaagacaggaagtgatccGTTTCTTTACTTCACCTCGAAACTCGGACGTCCTGAACACCTTGCAGGCCTCGATACGGAACATCAGAAACATACCAGTAACTAACTTTGGATCTGTCCATTTTAAACGCCTCTCGGTATTCGTACGGTATTCATACCAACTGAACTTTAACAAACATTTGTGGTTGTTACATGAAAGGTTGTGAAAATGGTTGAAGAGTTGTGTATAATTTTGTAAAGCATTGTATATAATAAGATAtccttaaaagaaaagaaagttttcaTGGATATCTGTACATGTTAGGGTGTCCTGCGTCGCATGACTCTCTCCAGCACCAAAGTCAGTGACTGGCAGACTCTCTACAAGGTTGGAACCATTCTATTCTGTAGCATTGTTATGTGTCTTTATTGTTTGACACAGCTTCTAAAACACATTGATATGTTTCTGTCTGGATGTCAGACGGTATACAGCGCAGTGTGCATCAGGGACTCAATGCGGCACCTTCCTCAATCTATTCAGCTGTTTCGGGAGATCAGTGAGAAACTCTCTGAGGATCTTCACTACATCGCCGCTCTCATAAACAAAGTTGTGAGTTTTTCCTCTTAAATTGCATCCAGTCTCCATTGTTACTCATAAAACTTTATACTTTCATTGAGATCTTATGGATTTTGTTATTGCAAGCTGGACAGAGTTTATGTTAACGAGTGTAGTAATATTTGTATAGGTGGATTTTGATGCCAGCTTAGAAGAGAACCGCTTCACTGTCAAACCCAACGTTGATCCTTCCATTGATGACAGTATGTGCACAGATTCACCCATTCAGCTCTGATGTGCTGGATCTTTATGTGCTTCTGTCTTGGCTCTActattttcagagaaaaggagGATGATGGGGCTGTCTGACTTCCTGACTGACGTTGCCAGAAGAGAGCTTGAACATCTGGACTCTCgaatctcctcctgctgtgtCATTTACCTCCCCCTGGTCAGATACTTCcacatatttagatttttttttgtcacctcAGCCAGTTACAACTCGTATTATTCTAATTATGAAAACTGATAATACAACAAGGTAAAATTCTCCTTCCAGATTGGATTTCTGCTTTCTGTGCCTCGACTGCCCAGCATGGTGGAAAAAGAGGATTTTGAAATGGAGGGACTTGAGTTTATGGTGTGTCTGTGTGGTCGCAAAGGGGTGACAAAAGGTCTGATCAGGTTTTTACATTAACTCACTTGTCAACATTGTCTTTTACGCATCTGCATGCTTCTATGAGCCAGTTCCTCTCAGACGACCGGCTGCACTACCGTAGTCAAAGAACCAGAGAGCTGGACAGCCTCCTGGGGGACTTGCACTGTGACATTAGAGGTCTTTTAATTTCCCTCACCAAGCaattttctggtttctgttcaGCTAAGAGTAAATATCTTGTTTCTCAGACATGGAGACTGCAGTGATGACACAGTTGCAGAGTGCCGTCCTGGAAAGGAGCAGTTCTCTGTATCAGGTTGGTGGGCGTCATTCAGAACAGCAGGTTCCAGTGTTTTCAAAATGACTCCCACTGTGATAAAATTGTTGTTGGCATCAGTGTAAAGCTTTTAATGCATGTGGGTGGACTTTGTTGTGATTAATGCTTTTATCTAATTAAATTGTTCactttataacaaaaacaaatatggagaCCTTTTAgaagttttaatatttgtttcttaaCGGATCATTGCAAATGTTATGTTTAAGGGGAAGTTTAAGGTCAGCTGATGCATTGTTGTTAATGGATAGTCTGTGTATCAACTATTAGGCAAATGTAATAGAAGCAATACGTTTTGTTTTATCATAGGGATTCTATATAGGGATTCTCACTGCATAAAAATGGAACTCTCTGGAGGGGAATTTGGGAAATAACACTTGCTCAgactgataaatatttacaaatgttttgcatgtgCTAGCTGCTTTACTTCTGCCTTGGATTTAAATCACAGATTGCAGTAACTGCGTGCAAACAAGTGAAAGCAGCTGCAAGCAATTTGCACCTGGTGTGTATCAGCTCACAGCTGTTCTCAGCTCAGCTACAAACACAGCAGGTGTAGAAATGATCGCTGGAAGCTCCAGATGTTGACCTGATGAGGCTCTTCTCAGCTGACTATGGGGGAAGAATCTGGTTCAAATTGCCTCGATGTGGATGCTTTTAATGCACCACTGCAGATTTTTAAGCCCAGGGGAAGAATTTATCCCCTCAATATATTCATTCAATACTTAAAAGGATagattgaatttaaaatgtatcagaTTGTAAGATTATTCCATCTAGTTTATATAAATACATACTGCACTGATCACATTTTGCTTTCTTGACAGGAAGTACATCCTTTTATTTGCACTTATATATAATTCCAGGTCTCATCTGAGTTTATTTAAGCTTCATGATTAATAATCTGCTTGTGAACTCTTTCTGTTTTGAACGTTTCACAGTAATCAGGTTTGTATTgtgaattttacaaaaaagaaaccaacaaaaaaacagttgtttataaaaacaactttaaacacTTATTTTACAAGATACatgattttcagaaaaaccTAATCGGAAGAGAAGATCCGTTCTAGCTACTGTGACATCCGTGCcctgtttttttgtaaagctgCCAGTGCAGAAGgtcacatttttccttttctctccacCTGCGTCAAACCTCCCACCAGCTTGTAGTAGCTAAGTTTTCTGTACGCTCAACTGCAAACAGCTCTAGTATTTCAGACAAAGACATTTTGCTCTAGGATAGCAGTGAAAGTAGGCAGACCTTTCCCCAACTACATGCATAGAGACGATACAGTTTAGAGGacatctttctttgcatttagcTTGAGAATTAGAGGGACATACAAACTTCACTTTGCACAGATTTAATGTGCACAAATAGCTTTGTGAATTTGTGCTTCAGTGTTGTCAACCATGTTATATGCCACTATTACAGCTTAATCTGCTTTTTCAGTCCATAGTATTGTTGTGTGCAATGGTTGAAAAAAGTATAGTTGCTTTTTTGTCTCTGCCAAGCCTAAAATATTCACTGTAATAATTGTCTAGGTACTGGATATCCTGGCTGAGCTGGACTGTCTGATGGCGATGAGCAGCGCCTCTCAGGAGTACAGCTACTCCTCACCCAAGCTCGCCAGACATAGAACAATAGCAATAACACAGGGAAGGTACCGACTCCCTCTTGTGGTGACTAATTTGCAAGATGGACCCAGATATTCTTCCTGTGCTTTGTATTGATTTTCCAGACACCCGCTGCTGGAACTGTGTTCTCCGGTGTTTGTGGCCAACTCCTACCAGAGCTCTGAATCAGAGGGCAGAATCAAGGTCATCACTGGTCCAAACTCATCTGGCAAGAGCATCTTCCTCAAACAGGTAGAAGCATCTGATCCTGGCCATAAAAAACAAGTATCGAGATATCTGTATGGTGCAATTAAAACtgtgattaattattttatgtctgTCTGCTCCTTTCTcaactctttgtttttataagtgGCTGAGTACATGACTTAGTATGCTCTCTGATatattaaatctgaaaaatattagGAACaatttcatcttattttttgtttaacttaccaatttaaatattttatatactgTATTGCTAAATGAAACTTCTACATGCAAGACTGTTTTACTTGAAGTCCCAAAGTTAGAATAATTTCAGATAACCATATCTGCTGATGTAAGATTTTTAACTTGGTTTAGTTAttgataaaatacataaattaatgtAAATCTAAACCAAGGCACTTATCATTTGCATGGTAAAATGTAGTCACTGGCCTAGTTTTGGGTTAAATAGTGTCgtgaaaaagtgtttgactCCCTTcggattttgttttcttgtcacACATGATGTTatcaaataattcaaatacaaaaaaaagttttcaaatgatttcatttattaaggagGAGGATCCAAGCCAACCTGGGCctatatgaataaaataattgccCTCTAACCAAATTAGCAGCAAcaactattttgttttcatcttatACTCTAGTTTTCAGAGACTGAGACTTTTTATGAAAAACCTGATGTGGCATTTTCAGCACGCTTGTCCATATGTGGCCTTGCAGTCACTGCTCCCTGCTGTTTCATATTTCCAGGTGGGTCTGATTGTGTtcatggctctgattggctcagacGTGCCGGCTAAAGAGGCAGAGGTAGGTCTGGTGGACGGGATCTTCACTCGCATGCAGAGCAGAGAGTCCGTGTCTGTGGGCCTCAGCACCTTTATGATAGATCTCAACCAGGTACGTCACAGATACATCGTTAACCACCAGCATGTGCTTCTATATGTggatttatacattttaaacagtGGTGCATTTGCTCCCAATCTTCACCtgttacatgtttttaataaacccAGGTTGTTCTTTCTACAGCTGGagcaaacacaaagaacaaagagaAACAGCAATTTTCCTTTAAGGGTTTGCTCTTTTTCTCCAGATGGCCCTGGCTCTCAACAGCAGCACTGGCAGCTCATTGGTGCTCATTGATGAGTTTGGAAAGGGCACCAACACAGTAAGAAGAAAATTGTTGCAGCACTCTGTGCAAGAAATCCAATGACCTCAACATAAAGCAGAACCAGACTCAATGAGAACAACAGCAAATGCTTAAATCTGCACAAATAAATATCTCTGTGATTGCTGTTTAAATCCATGCAATTTCCTCTCTGACAAAAACCCATGAACAAAATAATACCATTGTAGAAGAAATGAAGCATTGActgtttaataatttatgttAGGGCAGGAGGACAAATAATTTACTTCCTGTTACTGATTGTGCTGACTATATTGATTGTGATTAACACAAatttttctcgctctctcttCATTATCACAATATCTACACCACTTTCTCTGAGCTTAAGCATTTGTTGattgaagtttatttcagtttggcTCAGCAAGGCCAATCCAACTGGCCAAATGCAGTTTACATTTAAAGAGTTATGCCCCTTGAAATATATAACAATCTACCAGATGCTCATCAAAGTTGTACTTAATTATTGCGAATATGCACACTAAGATTAtttgatatattgtgcagccttACTTGATTGTATGGAAATGAACTCTGGGACTGATAATTTAGGAAGCAAGAGTAAACCTTTAACAAAGAGTTTGATAAGCAGTCTTGGTCTTGGATAAAATATAATTAGTGTGTGAAAGCATTACACTTTCCAGAcattattgtgttgtttaaaagacaaaataagattttttttttttacattgttctTTAATTTGCCACCTGTAACTGTGCTGAGTCATTCAAAGCTTTAAAAGTTACGTCTTCTAGATCCGGATTTTAATCTGAACCTTTTGTTGTTGAATTGACTCTTGTTTAGATGCCACCaagcaaacaatattttttccccctttgtaTAAATATAACAAACTCCATTTAAAGAATCAAAGAGTTATAGAAATTGAAGTAGAGCTGATCTATGTTAGTACAGATATAAGAAAAACACTGCACAGAATTTTGTATGCTGAAGCCAACTTCAGTAATCTTATTATTATCATACATAAGTATGATAATAAAAACCAATAAGGTGAATGTTTTGTTCTCAGACATCCAGAATGTTGtggaaatgcaaaaataacagaattttgAGTCAGTACAATAGTTTACAGTTAAACTATTACTCACACCTCTGATAGATTATATTTAAAGACATTAAggatgttgcatgtttttttctgttgcatatGTCACATCACAGTGCCACATATGAACAAATGATTCCTAATAAATAAGAAGTTGtgttattttcttgttgttgcTCCAGAACAATTAATTTCTTGTAAATCCAGCCTGTGAAGGAACAGTGTTTTCTGTTCAATGTTAAATCTTTTCCAAGTTTCGGATGGATTTACTTGATAGACAtaaaactctgctgctgctgctgctgatgttgcTTTATTTCTATTAGGAGATGCATGCTGGTGTATGGTGACATGATCAGAGAATCAAACAGGAtagcatgaaaacaaatgtttccattgttAAATCTGTTCAGCATAAAGCGTAACAGGAAACACTGTATGTGGAgggattgtttgtttttagtatttAGTTACCGGTACATAGTTGCAGACTGTTGCTTAAactaaaagaaaggaaagataTGTTGTTTCCCCAGGCTTATTGGCAGGAATGTCTTGTTAATTGATTTTCTGACAGCAGATCAATAAACATGCTGTTTGCAGTTTATGTGAAGTGCTTTGATTGAATTACAAGAGAGCTGTTTGGCCAATAGCTTCACAGTAGCATTAATGTTCTCCTTCAGGTTGATGGGCTGTCTTTACTCGCTGCATCTGTCTCTTTTTGGCTAAAAAAGCCTCCGGTGGATGTTCCTCACGTCCTGTTGGCTACAAACTTCCACAGTCTGATGCAGTTAGGGCTGCTACCAACCACTGGCATGCTGTCTTTTCTGGTAGggagaaaaaacaaccaacctACCATAAACAAATGTGTCTACTGCAGCATTTCATtgtaatattgtcattttaagaTGTTAAGGAAACATCTGACCGAATAGTTGAAGAACAAAACCTCAAACTAGTTtctggttttttgttttagacttTAGAAACAGCCGTAGACAGAGATGAGTTGGTGTTTTTGTACCAGCTGAAGGAAGGGATCTGCCAATCCAGTTACGCTGCCAACATTGCTGCACTGGCAGGCCTGCCAACATGTCTTGTACACAGAGCCATGGAGGTCaggaaatgcaaacacacacactccctcaCACAGGGGCATGCTCACAGATGGACTGTGTTTTCTGTCTAAGGCGTCTGAACATTACCGAACAGGAAAACCCATCAAACGCATTGACAAAGCATCATCAGACGAGCAGGCCAAGAGGTTTGTTGAACTTTATTTCATGTAAAATGAGTTAAGAAACTTTATCTGAGACAAAAAAGTGTATGTTGTCAACAGATGCCAATCTGTGGTGCAGAAGTTTTTGAGTCTTGACCTGGAGGACAAAGACGTGGATCTGCAGAGCTTCATGAAAGATGAGCTTCTGCCCTCTGCTGGAGAGCTCCTGAACCGCAGCTAGACTCTGGAAGTGCTGCAAACACCTTTCTGCATTTCTCCGCTCCGTGTTCAGTGAGAAAATGTTTggggtttgctttttttgggaAAAACGGAGAGATTTACCTCCAAACAAGGTGGATGTTTACAGAGTGTTATGCTAATAACAATAagatatttattgatgtaaaaaacagttcaagcacattgtttattttgtgaaggtATTACTGTATAAATGTACATGGTTTGTGTTACATATATCTAGTGTTTACTTATTGATACTCAATACCAATATTTTGCAAATCTGGTAGTGTTTTTGCTTGAAGCaacataaattgtgttttttcaacaacaCAActgaataaaagtaattttttttatccaaccAAGGCTTTAGTGATGTGACTGATGGTTAAACCAGCCAAAGTGATTTGAAAAACTGTGTATATGGGTAATTCTTGTGCAGAGTTGCAGAAAGGGGTGTCACAGCAGGATTTGGTCATAACAAAgattgtattatttaaaaaaagcgCCACCGTCGTCTTCGCGTTGCACTCCTCGGCATTCGCACAGCCCAGCGTCTTTATATCCAGAGAATCAGCTGAGGAGACGAGGTAAAGTGCAGTCAGAGTAATCCATATATGAATCAAACTTTATGAATCTACTGTaacttttacatgtttctttGTGCCTTTAGATGAACAGATGCACACCTGCCTTCCCTCGGCCCGTGTAGCAGAGCTCCCCGCGGCTGCAGTTGGTTTCTGTCGTGTAGCAGGCGTCCCAGAAGCCCAGATCGCAGCGGAAACACTCCAGGTACGATTCCTCTGGTTTCAGTCCCTCCAACTCCAtcagctgctcctcttcctcacctgaGCACAATGAGTCGCAGTGATAATCCCGTAATAGAGCtatgtttttttcaattacaattgattttaaaggaaagaaactatgtattttctttagctGTAGAATGTGACTTCATACTGAGGGTTTTGACACAGTTGAACCCTCTGCTCAGGGTGTAAAAATGActttcaagacttttttttttatcatgaagtattttttttttttgttacagtgAATTATACTTAAATGATTATTTGTGTCTTTAATTTGTCAGTACTTTGACTCACTAACAGGATGCActctcaaacatttaaaaactgccaTTTCTCTCCACTTTTTGAACTATAGAAAACTTCAAATTCAGCTTGAACCAGAGCTGGAGATGTGTTTGGTTAAAATGCCAAACACTGAAAGCATTTATTGTGCTTACTAGGCTAGTTTATGTTAGTCCAGATGCTggaaaaaagcagtaaaatcaCCCTATACTACACTCCTAAAATACAAACTCGTTTCAGCTTTGTTGCCTCATGATAAGTGGAACTTACCCGATGACTAGTTAAACATTTCAAGGTGGGTATTTTGTACTGAAAGGTCCCAGATCTTAGAAAAAcggtagaaaaaaaatccccctaGGAAATCTGAGAGGGGAAAAGTTTTGAATTTTAGgatgaaaacatgtaaaacctAAAATGAAGGTTTTAGTAGAAAGGCATCAAGCATGGTTGTCAACTTACTGAAGTGGTTCTGTATGTGTTACAGGGTTGTAAGAGGACATAAACCAAACTAGTCCATATTGCAACACATTCTGTTTAGCACTTAAacatctcagaaatgttttgtttactctGCAGCAGTCTGGAACGGGGGAACGTGTTTCTATAAGTGGATACCTTACCTTAGTTGGTCAGTTAGTTagtcacttatttttttttctagcaagaAGGTAATGGAATAAGTAGATGGCATGAACGGAAAGtttgtctgtaaaataaaatgagcaaGTCCTACCTCAGTTATTCCTCCTCAGGTTACTACAttgagtgttttattttatttaagaataccacttaattgtatttgtttacTTCCTCTGTTAATGTAGTTAGTGGACAGCACATTAATGCACAGGTAGTTTTAGATTTAGTTAATCTCTTCCTGAGGGCCTTCAGATGTGTGAGCTGTGTCGTATTTCAGAGACTCGCAATCCTTATCTGCTCTGATCTCGTTAGTGTTAGCTCAGTTAACCCAACAGACTAAACAGGAATGAAGATGCGTTCAGTCAGAGGGAAggacacattttgttttttcatgggCTTGGTccgactttgtttttgttgcattgttATTTCTCTGATTCTGCAAAAGCGACAGAGCAACAGTAAATCCAATAAATTGTTTAGCTG includes the following:
- the msh5 gene encoding mutS protein homolog 5 isoform X4, with translation MAAALEDPRGAIGFKDPGSNLDEEEEDDTAAVLLSVLVQRGQLGLCFYESGDSSLHYMVDSPDDYELHLLSRVIQEVRPHVILTSAKQERCLTQYLQQLGSDPHYKPEVVTYPYVDFGLEVGKQRLLSTHLPFLPACISERDKMSYLSSCITFDSPLMLRAVGALLKCLDRRRVGVELEDSTVGVPILQFHAYTLKEVVYIDRDTYSVLQIFKSDLHPSVYKLQSGEKEGLSLYGILNRCRSKFGSKLLRQWFLRPTRDLAVLYRRQEVIRFFTSPRNSDVLNTLQASIRNIRNIPGVLRRMTLSSTKVSDWQTLYKTVYSAVCIRDSMRHLPQSIQLFREISEKLSEDLHYIAALINKVVDFDASLEENRFTVKPNVDPSIDDKKRRMMGLSDFLTDVARRELEHLDSRISSCCVIYLPLIGFLLSVPRLPSMVEKEDFEMEGLEFMFLSDDRLHYRSQRTRELDSLLGDLHCDIRDMETAVMTQLQSAVLERSSSLYQVLDILAELDCLMAMSSASQEYSYSSPKLARHRTIAITQGRHPLLELCSPVFVANSYQSSESEGRIKVITGPNSSGKSIFLKQVGLIVFMALIGSDVPAKEAEVGLVDGIFTRMQSRESVSVGLSTFMIDLNQLEQTQRTKRNSNFPLRVCSFSPDGPGSQQQHWQLIGAH
- the msh5 gene encoding mutS protein homolog 5 isoform X3 gives rise to the protein MAAALEDPRGAIGFKDPGSNLDEEEEDDTAAVLLSVLVQRGQLGLCFYESGDSSLHYMVDSPDDYELHLLSRVIQEVRPHVILTSAKQERCLTQYLQQLGSDPHYKPEVVTYPYVDFGLEVGKQRLLSTHLPFLPACISERDKMSYLSSCITFDSPLMLRAVGALLKCLDRRRVGVELEDSTVGVPILQFHAYTLKEVVYIDRDTYSVLQIFKSDLHPSVYKLQSGEKEGLSLYGILNRCRSKFGSKLLRQWFLRPTRDLAVLYRRQEVIRFFTSPRNSDVLNTLQASIRNIRNIPGVLRRMTLSSTKVSDWQTLYKTVYSAVCIRDSMRHLPQSIQLFREISEKLSEDLHYIAALINKVVDFDASLEENRFTVKPNVDPSIDDKKRRMMGLSDFLTDVARRELEHLDSRISSCCVIYLPLIGFLLSVPRLPSMVEKEDFEMEGLEFMFLSDDRLHYRSQRTRELDSLLGDLHCDIRDMETAVMTQLQSAVLERSSSLYQVLDILAELDCLMAMSSASQEYSYSSPKLARHRTIAITQGRHPLLELCSPVFVANSYQSSESEGRIKVITGPNSSGKSIFLKQVGLIVFMALIGSDVPAKEAEVGLVDGIFTRMQSRESVSVGLSTFMIDLNQMALALNSSTGSSLVLIDEFGKGTNTTLETAVDRDELVFLYQLKEGICQSSYAANIAALAGLPTCLVHRAMEASEHYRTGKPIKRIDKASSDEQAKRCQSVVQKFLSLDLEDKDVDLQSFMKDELLPSAGELLNRS
- the msh5 gene encoding mutS protein homolog 5 isoform X1, with protein sequence MAAALEDPRGAIGFKDPGSNLDEEEEDDTAAVLLSVLVQRGQLGLCFYESGDSSLHYMVDSPDDYELHLLSRVIQEVRPHVILTSAKQERCLTQYLQQLGSDPHYKPEVVTYPYVDFGLEVGKQRLLSTHLPFLPACISERDKMSYLSSCITFDSPLMLRAVGALLKCLDRRRVGVELEDSTVGVPILQFHAYTLKEVVYIDRDTYSVLQIFKSDLHPSVYKLQSGEKEGLSLYGILNRCRSKFGSKLLRQWFLRPTRDLAVLYRRQEVIRFFTSPRNSDVLNTLQASIRNIRNIPGVLRRMTLSSTKVSDWQTLYKTVYSAVCIRDSMRHLPQSIQLFREISEKLSEDLHYIAALINKVVDFDASLEENRFTVKPNVDPSIDDKKRRMMGLSDFLTDVARRELEHLDSRISSCCVIYLPLIGFLLSVPRLPSMVEKEDFEMEGLEFMFLSDDRLHYRSQRTRELDSLLGDLHCDIRDMETAVMTQLQSAVLERSSSLYQVLDILAELDCLMAMSSASQEYSYSSPKLARHRTIAITQGRHPLLELCSPVFVANSYQSSESEGRIKVITGPNSSGKSIFLKQVGLIVFMALIGSDVPAKEAEVGLVDGIFTRMQSRESVSVGLSTFMIDLNQMALALNSSTGSSLVLIDEFGKGTNTVDGLSLLAASVSFWLKKPPVDVPHVLLATNFHSLMQLGLLPTTGMLSFLTLETAVDRDELVFLYQLKEGICQSSYAANIAALAGLPTCLVHRAMEASEHYRTGKPIKRIDKASSDEQAKRCQSVVQKFLSLDLEDKDVDLQSFMKDELLPSAGELLNRS
- the msh5 gene encoding mutS protein homolog 5 isoform X2, translating into MAAALEDPRGAIGFKDPGSNLDEEEEDDTAAVLLSVLVQRGQLGLCFYESGDSSLHYMVDSPDDYELHLLSRVIQEVRPHVILTSAKQERCLTQYLQQLGSDPHYKPEVVTYPYVDFGLEVGKQRLLSTHLPFLPACISERDKMSYLSSCITFDSPLMLRAVGALLKCLDRRRVGVELEDSTVGVPILQFHAYTLKEVVYIDRDTYSVLQIFKSDLHPSVYKLQSGEKEGLSLYGILNRCRSKFGSKLLRQWFLRPTRDLAVLYRRQEVIRFFTSPRNSDVLNTLQASIRNIRNIPGVLRRMTLSSTKVSDWQTLYKTVYSAVCIRDSMRHLPQSIQLFREISEKLSEDLHYIAALINKVVDFDASLEENRFTVKPNVDPSIDDKKRRMMGLSDFLTDVARRELEHLDSRISSCCVIYLPLIGFLLSVPRLPSMVEKEDFEMEGLEFMVCLCGRKGVTKDMETAVMTQLQSAVLERSSSLYQVLDILAELDCLMAMSSASQEYSYSSPKLARHRTIAITQGRHPLLELCSPVFVANSYQSSESEGRIKVITGPNSSGKSIFLKQVGLIVFMALIGSDVPAKEAEVGLVDGIFTRMQSRESVSVGLSTFMIDLNQMALALNSSTGSSLVLIDEFGKGTNTVDGLSLLAASVSFWLKKPPVDVPHVLLATNFHSLMQLGLLPTTGMLSFLTLETAVDRDELVFLYQLKEGICQSSYAANIAALAGLPTCLVHRAMEASEHYRTGKPIKRIDKASSDEQAKRCQSVVQKFLSLDLEDKDVDLQSFMKDELLPSAGELLNRS
- the LOC114142109 gene encoding protein Bouncer-like encodes the protein MKGLLFCVFVIMMLTPAQGEEEEQLMELEGLKPEESYLECFRCDLGFWDACYTTETNCSRGELCYTGRGKAADSLDIKTLGCANAEECNAKTTVALFLNNTIFVMTKSCCDTPFCNSAQELPIYTVFQITLAGLTISHITKALVG